GGCTTTGGCGGGTGGGGCCGATGCTTCAGCGTCGGGCGCCACCGTCCCCTCTCCCGCTGGGAGAGGGCCAGGGTGAGGGGTGTTTGGATCGCGAAGGACACGAAAGGGCGCGAAAGCCGCGAAAGCGCGTCCCCTGGTGCCCGCGCGGGGCTGAACCCCCGCGCTGAATGAACCAAGCCCCCTTCGGGGCTACCCCAGCCCGCAGGGCTTTGCCCGTTCAGCCCGATGCTTCAGCGTCGGGCTGACGCACGGACAAATCCATGACTATTCGCGCCCTCGGTGGTCTCGGCGGCGAAATCCCGCGTGCCCTAGCGTCGGGCCTCGTCCAGGGCGCGGCCGATGTTGCGCAGCCCCTCGGTCAACTCGTCGGGCCTCGGCCACCCGTAGCCGATGCGCATGTAGCGCCGATCCATCTCAAACCAGTGCCCAGGCCCTACGAAAGTCCCGTACTTCTGATTCAGGATGCGGTAGAACCCGTCCACGTCCACCCCGCTGTCGGCCCGAATGCGCGGGAAACACACGACCCCTCCGGACGGCTCCACCCACTCCAGGTCGCGCTGCGTCGCCATCCACTGTTTGACTTCCGCAAACGCCTGGCGGCTGCGCGCACGAATCGGGGCCAAAATCTGCTCCTTGTGGGCCAGCACGTGCGCGGCGATGGCCTCGTCCACCGCCGAATTGCAGATCACGATCTGCTCCTTGGCGGCCAGGAACGTCTCTTGCAATTGGGGGTCGCGGGTGATGATCCAGCCGATGCGGATGCCGGGCAGGCCGTAGGCTTTGGACAGCGACGACACGCTGATGCAGCGCGGGCTGATGGACGCGGCCACCAGCGTCGGCTCGCCGAAATGCATTTGCCGATAGGTCTCATCCACCAGCAGATACGCGCCGCTCTGTTCGGCCAGCGCTGCGGCGGCGCGCAGGTCTGCTTCCGTCATGGCCGCGCCGGTGGGGTTGTGGGGCGTCGTCAGGCTGATGAGGCGCATGTCGCGGTCCAGCAACGCGCCCAAGGCTGCCATGTCAAAGCGGAACCCCTGCTCAAACTCCAGGCGCAACAGCGCGACAGAGCACCCGATGGCGCGCGGCGTCTCCACGTTCGTCGCGTAGTTCGGGTGCATCACCACGACGCGGTCCGACGGGGTCAGCAGCGACGTGGCCACGATGAACAGCGCGGCGGCGGCCCCAGAGGTAACCAGAACATCGTCCGCGGTCAGGTCGCGCCCCTCCGCGGCGATGAGTTCCCGCAGGTCGCGCCGCCCTCGGTGGTCCGTGTACGCCAGCGTCAGGTCGCCCAGGTCCACCCCCAGGTCGGCCAGGCGCAAATCCGACACGGAACTCTCGGTCAGGTTGCAGCGGATGTTGGCGTAGCCCAGTTGCTCCGGCGACTCAATCTCTATGGGCATGCGACGGTATTTCATAGGACACCTCCTGGCGCGGCGATGGTACCAAAGGCGGGCGGCACTGT
This sequence is a window from Chloroflexota bacterium. Protein-coding genes within it:
- a CDS encoding aminotransferase class I/II-fold pyridoxal phosphate-dependent enzyme; translation: MKYRRMPIEIESPEQLGYANIRCNLTESSVSDLRLADLGVDLGDLTLAYTDHRGRRDLRELIAAEGRDLTADDVLVTSGAAAALFIVATSLLTPSDRVVVMHPNYATNVETPRAIGCSVALLRLEFEQGFRFDMAALGALLDRDMRLISLTTPHNPTGAAMTEADLRAAAALAEQSGAYLLVDETYRQMHFGEPTLVAASISPRCISVSSLSKAYGLPGIRIGWIITRDPQLQETFLAAKEQIVICNSAVDEAIAAHVLAHKEQILAPIRARSRQAFAEVKQWMATQRDLEWVEPSGGVVCFPRIRADSGVDVDGFYRILNQKYGTFVGPGHWFEMDRRYMRIGYGWPRPDELTEGLRNIGRALDEARR